In the Oncorhynchus keta strain PuntledgeMale-10-30-2019 chromosome 32, Oket_V2, whole genome shotgun sequence genome, tgatgtactgggccgtacgcactaccctctatagtgccttgcggtcggagaacaagcagttgccatacccgGTAGttatgcaacccgtcaggatgctctcgatggtgcagctgtagaaacgtttgaggatctgaggacccatgccaagtcttttcagtccccttagggggaataggttttatcatgccctcttcacgactgtcttggtgtgcttggaccatgttagtttgttggtgatgtgaacaccaatgaacttgaagctctcaacctgctccactacagccctgttgatgagaatgggggtgtgctcggtcctccttttcctgtagtccacaaatcatctcctttgtcttgaacacattgagggagaggttgttgttcttgccccacacggccaggtcactgatctcctccctataggctgtctcgtcgttgtcggtgatcaggccaaccactgttgtgtcatcggcaaacttaatgatggtgttggagtcgtgcctggtcgtgcagtcatgagtgaacagggagtgcaggaggggactgagcacgcacacctgaggggcccctgtgttgagcaTCAGTttgacagatgtgttgttacctacccttaccacctggagtaagggtcaggaagtccagaagtccagttgcagagggaggtgtttagtcccagggttcttagcttagtgatgagctttgagggcactatggtgttgaacgctgagctgtagtcaatgaacagcattctcacataggtgttccttttgtccaggtgtgaaagggcagtgtggagtgcaatagagatggcatcatctgtggatcttttggggcggtatgcaaattggagtgggtctagagtttctgggataatggtgttgtgagctatgaccagcctttcaaagcatttcatggctacagacaggAGCTCtatgggttggtagtcatttaggcaagttaccttagtgttcttgggcacagagactatggtggtctgcttgaaacatgttggtattacggacaggttgaacatgtcagtgaagacacttgccagttggtcagcgcatgctcggagtacacgtcctgaatgttgacctgtttaaacggTCTTacctcacatcggctgcggagagcgtgatcacacagtcgtccggaacagctgatgttcTCATGCGTGTTTCCGTGTTAcctgcctcgaagcgagcatagagtaatttagctcgtctggtaagctcatgtcactgggcagctctcggctgtgattccctttgtagtctgtaatagttgcaagccctgccacatccgacgagcgtcggagccggtgtagtacgattttatcttagtcctgtattgacgctttgcctgtttgatggtttgtcggagggcatagcatctcgaagcttccgggttagagccCCAccccttgaaagcggcagctctaccctttagctcagtgcggatgttgcctggtATCAATGGGGacaacatcatcgatgcacttattgatgaagccagttgGATAGTTATTTTATGCAAATGTGTATAGCTATAGTTGATCAATCTTTGAAAGAATAGGATAGTTAGGATAGCCAGAACTGTGTAAGTTAGTCTTGTCGATTAATTGGCCAAGCAgtaggaccactgaatggctacctctgtattctTATGGCTCTCGTTCAAACCCATGTTCATTTATGCACATTTTAAAATGGTTGTAGTTTAAAAAGTATATATAGTATCAAAAATATTTTGACAAGCAATCTAAGTAGGGTCAGTCTAAACATCTCAGCGTTGGTTTGGAGATAATAGCTTAAGCGGTGAAAGAGGTTGGTAAAACAAAATCACAAATTCGAGACCTTTCTAGACTACGCTCTAACTTTTTGTCTAAGTTGTTGGCAAAGTGGTCAAAATAGcagatttttgtcaaaagttgctttGTGTCACAGTGAATGTTGGAAGTGACGTTACAATAAGGAGCTCTAGAATCTTGAAAAAAGTCCCGTTAAAGTGAATGAAAAAAATGTAGTTTCAAAAGTATAAATCGTTTAAAAAAAAGTTGGATGCAAGCACACCATTCCAGACCAGTCTTCACATTGTAAAGTTTGAATGGCGTTTCTAGCCTAAATGGTGCAAGAGTAGCATGCAGaagaataataataacaataagttTGATGAAGACTTCAGTGCTCTGGAAAAAACGAACGCCGACGACGGTTTTATttttttgaacggtcatccaatcGCAATTCCAAGTCAGAAACTCTGGCATCTTTATAGAGGTCCAACTTTCAGACCTGAAGATCACGGGCGTCATGGGTTTTTCACAGTTCCCAggtgtcttgaaagcaccaagaCGTACTACGCGGTCACTGAGAACTACTTACCGATTGGTCAGTGGTGAGCGGTGTGTAGCCAGTCATGAGGAAGTGAAGGCGGGGCGTGGGGATGAGAGAGGCGATCAGACCAATCAGGTCGTTGTTCATGTATCCAGGGTAACGCAGGGTGGTTGTGCTGGCTGACATGATGGTGGAAAcctgtggagaaaaaaaacaaaaactttAGTTGACATAATTACTTGTGGCTGTTTTTATTTCCGTAATCTTGTCAATTTCTGCCGGGCAATCACCAGGAGTGTACAGTGGTCATAAGAAATGAAGCCTATATGACAGGGATCATCacctagattcagccgcgggacaATTTTTTCATGAGTGGATGGTCAGGGAGCCGGAAAAtatttacaaatcatttgtagactgcaaattgactgcaagaagcaCAAATGGGTAAAatatttcaaaccttgcttacatttgtatacgatcacatataCAGTATGGTCTCTATTATGCGTGacaatactttggaacagatttccaaaattaaaaacACTTGgggctgatttgctggtgtttttgcagtatttaatgtttaaaaataaGACATGCTATATGAGATTGTATGGTTAGAAGGTTAGCCTAGAGAGGGCTATATAGGGCTGCCACAATTACTGTATGAACaacggttatggatgaagactgtCATGAAAATAAATAACCGGCATAACCGTTTAAATATTATTTGGGGGTGGAatgaacagctgactgaagatgGAATTCGTGAGGCCGAGTCCGTTTCTACAGTAACATGGACTCTTAACAACGTGATGAAACTGCTGTTCCTTGCTGAAACAAGCAAGGAGTTGCCTAGACAGTGTCCCCCTCCCTGCAGCGgcacacatagaaatataatgagtAGAACAGACTTGGCACCTTTAACCCgggcaatttgactggtaaactcatgaGTACACTCGCAAcggctgcctggtattgtgatgcaatactttccatggtaatgtagaatgttcattcaaatgattttaactgatgtggctcatgcaatggaatgtagtttttgtaatgtcagttgagttCAATCAACAAATCAGAGCACATTTTGAcaggtacacttcctgcttttaaTTCCTTCTTTTACTTCCTCCTTTGTTCCTACGGGTACACTCGCAATAGCCgtcagtccacccattatgccaccattgacttgaatggggacgccCGTTCTAtttattctatttctatggcagcacatgcagtcaggagcaGAGGAAAGGGGaatttaaaacaaatatataaatgataataatataacatttgaccAGTTATTACGGTGTCCGAGTTCATTTGTGTGGCCAACTAGTCATCCAAATcccatgaccgccacagccctagggaTATAGACATATTTgaccacaatttttttttttttaacaatcacTGGGTGTTCATTCAACAATAATTGCTAGGGAGTGTGAGATCCAGTTTGACAGCTAAAGTGTGAGGAGTAACTAGTCAAACTAGTTAGTCAGAATGTCCTGAGGTTTGAACAAACAGTGTGAGGTTTACCTCACGCATACACACTCTCTGTATTCGCCTAATCATATCTGGGTCACAGCCAgtaggctataaacagtagcctGGTCACAGTTCAGTTTGTGTCGTATTACCGacttggcaagacagcacaaacagatctgggaccaggctatcaaaACGCCTCTGTACAGAAACACTTTCTCCTCTCGGGGGTCTGGTGATCTAGAACCTGGATATTGAGAACACCATTAGAGAAGGAAGTGGAGCTTGCACCTGAGTGGCAGGTGTCAATCACTCACCAGCTGGTTGATCTGGGAGAAGGAGGGGTTCTGGATGTGCAGCCTGTCAGTGGCGATGCGGTTCAGAGCAGTGTTGTCCAGtaccacctgacacacacacaagtcaaaAAGAGAAACAGAATGAGAGGGATGTGTAGACATGGAAGTCAGAAGATTGACATTTCCACAGAAAGACAGCAATGGGGAGGTTTGACTTTAGAATTAGGGGAAACAGAGGcaagagagagatgctgtgtggTAGAGACTAGTTAACAGTGGGCTGTgatccaaccctccagtcagtctTGATGGGTAAAGCAGAGTAGACAGTGTGCTGCTGTGTGAAGACTGAAGCATTGAGGCACACACTGTGCGTCACTAACAGGGGAACCAATTCTTCTCCACATAGATTCTATTAGCTGTGGGGCTAACCCAATAAGCCTGTGTAGAGGCCCTTGCGTAAACTCCTGCAGGAGGAAGTAGATATTGGAGAGGAGAAACATTAGGCCGTCAGAGCATCTCGGGAACTAATAGAATCATCAATCCCAGGCAGCAAAGATGTAATCATCCAGAGATGTAAATGTCCACCAACACCGCCTCATTACCAGTCATACACACCAGCAGCCAGGGAAGAATCCCTTTCTGTTACAGCGTGTTGCCAGGCTGGCAGCGATGGTCCTAAAATAATTATTCATGATATACAGGCCCTGTGGCTCAGAGTTcaacttcctccctctctctaagaCTTGGCCATGGAGCttgcctgaggagagagagagacaggcgagCGATGAGGCTTGTCCGTCCCCATCCTGTGGTGTTTTGGAGGATAATGAGACAGTACCAGTTTGGACAGGATGTTTGTAACTTTCAACAACAAGACAGCGTAGAAATGGCACGtcttgtcttcattattattattattattttttttaaatcacattttaAAAACGGGCACAAGGGGACGTTCTCGAAAAAATTACCATGCAACATCAGAGCATGGATTTGATTCCAGGAAAGAACCTTTTGTCTATTCCCCACACAACGCTAGCCAGACGAAGGCAAGAAGCACAgatgagaaagtgtgtgtgtgtgtgtgtgtgtgtgtgtgtgtatttcttgcTCACCACACAGTCTGCGTTCTGGGTGAGCCTCTTGAGTGTGAGCAGTGAGTTGTAGGGCTGCACCACCACGTCGCTCATCTCATCCTGGTTAGGAAACACAGAGTAGGTCTGCACCAGCTTCTTAGGGTACCTGGCCAACACACACAGGAAGAAAATAGAAAAGTAGCACACACACCAGGTCACAGGGAAACATCCAACAGTGGAAAACTAAAAGGTGCCCCCAGGGAGAGAATATTACCTCGCCAATGGAGGCTGGGACAATTATGGTTACAATTAGGAGAGAGTTTCTACTTCATCAATTATAAAAGTCTAACTTTACAGCAGTCAAACAGAAAGGGTGGAAATTCAGCCttcctctgtgtgtgcgtgtgcgtgtgcgtgtgtgtttagaCCTGTCATTGAGCCTCTCCAGCAGGTAGGATCCCAGTCCGGACCCGGTTCCCCCAGCGATGGAGTGACAAAGGACAAAACCCTgcaacagagaaacagaaccATTGTAATTCCTTAATTCCACTGCTCTGGGTGAAAAGATTAAAACGTCTCCAATTTTTGGGCCCATCCAGACAAACGAGCAATTTCCTCTGGCTCAGTGCGTCACTACCACTCGCATATTTCCTGACAGGTGACACCCCTATGATTCTATTGATGCGTGTCTCATCTCGATGTGATATTCACACAGGGATTTAAAACTCCCAACACGAAAATACAATACAAAAGCATGTCGTAGAATTGAAACCACTTTCTCTTGTTAGAAACAAACCACTTTCTCTTGGTAGAAACAAACCACTTTCTCTTGGTAGAAACAAACCACTTTCTCTTGGTAGAAACAAACCACTTTCTCTTGGTAGAAACAAACCACTTTCTCTTGGTAGAAACAAACCACTTTCTCTTGGTAGAAACAAACCACTCTCTTGGTCACAGCTGGACTAAATCAGTTTGTGCTCACTGCTTAAAGATGGTGTGACGTAGTCGGCGGGCATTTGAGTGGCGTCTGTGCGTTGCTCAGAGGACACAGGGTAGAATATCATCTGTCTAGTTCTATGAAATtcctattttttatttaaccaggtcaaTTTTGTACTGTTACTAAATATGATCATATCTATTTTACAGTTATAAAGGAAAGTAAAATCCTATAGTTAGTCATTTTATAATTTGATTGttactatatttagaaagcaCATCAGTCATTTCAAGCCCTATCCATCAACGTTTGTTGAATAGGAACTAcatcacatacactgagtgtccaaaacatgaagaacacctgctctttccatgacatagactgaccaggtgaccagaatccaggtgaaagctatgatcccttattgatgccacgtgttaaatccacttcaatcactgtagaggaaggggaggagacaggttaaagaaggatttttaagccttgagacatggattgtatgtgtgccattcagagggtgaatttgcaagacaaaaaatgtaagtgcctttgaatggggtatggtagtaggtgccaggcgcaccggtttgtcaagaacactgctggggttttcacgctcaacagtttcccgtgtagaTCAAGAATGGTCTGTGGAACGcttccgacaccttgtagagtccatgccccaacgaatcgAGGCTGTTCagagggcaactcaatattaggaaggtgttcctaataatTAGTATACTCAGTGCATATTTCATATTTTCATCATATTTTTAATATGTACTTGTTACCTCAAAAGTGACTACACCTGAGAAATGTATAACTATTTATACCAGAAAAGTGAGATTTTAATCTTTCTTGGAGTATGCAGCATTACTCGTTGTTTCTGGCCCTCTCATGATAAATGATTACTTTTGAGTATGTCTATTTAGGCAGAAATCTACATTTTAGATTACATCCATCGGGTTAAGTAGTAGTATTTATTGTACTGTGCCAGTATATACGACATGTGTTTACGCCTCCCACTCTCCACCCAGCCTGGAGGTGGGAGGGCAGGCCAACCCCACAAGTAGGCTCTCTCCTTCGCCTAGACAGCCATGTAATACCTGCCTTCTACTCCAGTCCAGCTATTACCACCCAACACGACATGCCACACActcgctcacacacaccctctcaaaTGCATGTCCACACACTCTAAATAATAATGTCGGGTCATAAAGAGTAGGGGCAACAGAAATTACACAGACTTCTATGGGGAAAGTCATGTTGTTTTAAGGGAGGCAACCTTACAGTGGCAGTTGAGgaacttgtttttgtttttttgcaaaaGGCTTGAAATAACAGCATTTACTAGTTTTAAGATGACATGTGTGGGCTCCCATTTCATGTGTACTTTCTATTAAGGTTACCCATTATAAGTCGCCAAAGAAAGCCTGCTTTCCACCACAGCACAACggaagggaaagagggaaaaAAAAGAACCGAAAAACATATATTCCTTTCACACGTCAGTCAGTTACATATGGAGACAATCAGGAAGTGTTTCACTCTGGATAGTCCCCTCCAATTTTCAGTTTCTCCCTCCAATGTTCTCCTCACGCGAGGCAGGATATGCAGTCAGTGCAGTGTGTGTATGAGATGGGAGAATTGTTGGAATGCTTCCAAACTCAGGCCTGCTGACTCCTTAGCTTTCACCCCATACGCTCTGTGGACCAATCAGTTACTGAGAAAGAGTGGGCTTGCCTCCAAGCTGTCGCTGCCGTCCGCCTCTCTGTCGATGATATCGAAGATCTCCTCGTGGATTTTCTCACCCTGCAAACGACAAGACATGCATTATTCCAGATAGTTATATGGGTGAATGTAGTTACTAAAGAATTATAACAACAACATAGCCAAACCTCTACTAGATATGCATTATTCGCCTCAAGGCTAAAGCTTCTGTTCTCTACATGGACCCTGTCCTTTAGCATCTGGCCCAGCTACAACCAACAACATGGTCCACATAGTCACCTGCGAGAAGCCACTGGCCCAGTTGTTCCCTGCACCTCCTCCGTGCTCCGACAGGTAGATGTTCTCTGGGTTGTACAGGTTGGCGTAGGGGGAGTTGAGGATAGAGTGGATCACCCTGGGCTCCAGATCCAACAAAACAGCACGGGGGATGTAATGTTCATCGTCTGCCTGTGGACCATATAGACAGAGAGGTAAGGCTTACTCCTACTTGATGCACAGAAAGCAAAGCATACACAATAATAACAGTAGTTTGGCGACTACCTAcggcacccgatgtcacaggaaggccaaaaagagcatcaaggacatcaaacaacccgagccactgcctgttcaccccgccatcatccagaaggcgaggtcagtacaggtgtatcaaaactgggaccgagagactgacaaacagcttcgatcttaaggccatcagactgttaaatagccatcactagccggcttccacctggttacgcaaccctgcaccttggaggctgctgccctatatacagacttggaatcacttgccactttaataaatgtatatattgtattctattctacagtatttcagtcaatgccactccgacattgctcaatctaatatttatataattcTCAATTCCATTCTttcacttttagatttgtgttggagctaggaacacatgTCTACAACTGCAATAACATCCGCTaaacgtgtgtatgtgaccaataagatttgatcGCAGTAACATGGTGAACACTGACTGCCATAAATTATTAGACTCCTCCATCTAGTGGGGAATAATGGTACAGTCCGTGATGCACACTGTCCATTTCATGTCTATTTCGTTTGCTGTTAATACAGCAGCTGCTGCACCGCATATTTAGTTGTATTTCTAACTGGGCAAGTCCGtcaagaacaaattgttatttacaacgaTGACCTACCAAAAGGCatcctgcggggacaggggctgggatttaaaaaaatatctaaaataaaaatataggacaaaacacacatcacgacaagagacacacCACAtaaagacctaagacaacaacacagcatggcagcaacacatgacaacaaagcatggtagtaacacaacataacaacatggtagcaacacaacatggcagcagccaaacatggtagcagcacaaaacatggtacagacattattgggcacagacaacagcaaagtgcaaaaaggtagagacaataatacatcatgcgaagcagccacaacagtcaggaAGAGTGTCAATTATTGAGTCTTAGAATGAAGAGATACAACTGTCCAGTTTAAGTGTTTGtcgcagctcgttccagtcactagctgcagcgaactgaaaagaggagcgacccagggatgtgtgtgctttggggacctttaacagaaagtgactggcagaacgggtgttgtatgtgaagGATGACGGatacagtagatatctcagatagggccgagtgaggcctaagagggttttataaataagcatcaaccagtgggtcttgcgacgggtatacagataTGACCAGTtaacagaggagtatagagtgcagtgatgtgtcctataaggagcattggtggcaaatctgatggcagaatggtaaagaacatctagccgctcgagagcacctttacctgccgatctataaattacatctctgtaatctagcatgggtaagatggtcatctgaatcagtgTTCGTTTGGCacctggggtgaaagaggagcgattacgatagaggaaaccaagtctagatttaaccttagcctgcagctttgatatgtgctgagagaagggcAGTGTACCGTCTATAGCCTTACTCCCAAGTAATTGTATGAGgcgactacctcaagctctaaaccctcagaggaagtaatcacacctgtggggagaggggccctcttcttaccaaaccacatgacctttgttttggaggtgttcataAGGTTAAGAGCagagaaagctttgttgtagagcgtttaacactaaatctggggaggggccagctgagtataagactaccatctgcatataaatggatgagagagcttcctactgcctgaactatgttgttgatgtacATTGAAAAGAGCGTGTGGCCTACGATCGAGCCTTGGGGCACTGccatggtgacaggcagtggctgagacagcagatgttctgactttatacactgcactctttgagagaggtagttagcaaaccaggccaaagacccctcggAGATATCAATACTCCAtggccggcccacaagaatggaatggtctactgtatcgaaagctttggccaagtcaataaaaatagcagcacaacattgcttagaatcaagggcaatgctgacatcattgaggacctttaaggttgcagtgacacatccacaacctgagcggaaaccagattgcataccatagagaatactatagacatcaagaaagccagtcagttgattattgacaagtttgtCCAATACTTTTGATatacagggcaaaatagaaataggcctataacatttaggatcagcttgatctccccctttaaataaaggacacgacgtggctgccttccaagcaatgggaacatcctcagagaggagagacatgttAAAAGGGTTGGA is a window encoding:
- the tubg1 gene encoding tubulin gamma-1 chain, whose product is MPREIITLQLGQCGNQIGFEFWKQLCAEHGISPEGIVEEFATEGTDRKDVFFYQADDEHYIPRAVLLDLEPRVIHSILNSPYANLYNPENIYLSEHGGGAGNNWASGFSQGEKIHEEIFDIIDREADGSDSLEGFVLCHSIAGGTGSGLGSYLLERLNDRYPKKLVQTYSVFPNQDEMSDVVVQPYNSLLTLKRLTQNADCVVVLDNTALNRIATDRLHIQNPSFSQINQLVSTIMSASTTTLRYPGYMNNDLIGLIASLIPTPRLHFLMTGYTPLTTDQSVASVRKTTVLDVMRRLLQPKNVMVSTGRDRQTNHCYIAILNIIQGEVDPTQVHKSLQRIRERKLASFIPWGPASIQVALSRKSPYLPSAHRVSGLMMANHTSISCLFERTCKQYDKLRKREAFLEQFRKEDIFKENFDELDNSREVVQQLIDEYSAATRPDYISWGTQEQ